The Rhododendron vialii isolate Sample 1 chromosome 8a, ASM3025357v1 genome has a window encoding:
- the LOC131335704 gene encoding uncharacterized protein LOC131335704: protein MDDSGAILCQISSLKDMLDQVNEEIEASIQITREIESEIVRCSEVESDLSAGESELAKMVYVLDFDISGLIAVTADSRNSVKLLEEDLRCLRVKRDEIIKRMSNSREGFTKSCLDFQRNIEKGENDVLRDLLSEKEFLETELHLLGKKDNALQNSMLAFMEEILEDLHGSNSDLQVEQENRKIENENLLKDIDELKATILSIISIS from the exons ATGGACGATTCAGGAGCGATTCTCTGCCAGATCTCTTCTCTCAAGGACATGCTCGATCAG gTGAATGAAGAAATCGAAGCGAGTATTCAAATCACCAGAGAGATAGAGTCGGAAATTGTGAGGTGTTCCGAAGTGGAGAGCGATTTGTCAGCCGGAGAATCGGAGCTGGCGAAGATGGTTTATGTGCTGGATTTTGATATCAGTGGATTGATTGCAGTAACTG CTGATTCAAGAAACTCGGTAAAACTCTTGGAGGAGGATTTACGTTGTCTAAGAGTGAAGCGTGATGAGATCATTAAAAGAATGAGCAACTCGCG GGAAGGTTTTACTAAATCATGCCTTGATTTCCAGAGGAACATTGAAAAGGGAGAAAATGATGTACTGAGGGATTTACTGTCTGAAAAAGAGTTTCTTGAAACCGAATTACATCTTTTGGGAAAGAAAGACAATGCCTTGCAGAACTCAATGTTGGCATTTATGGAGGAGATTCTTGAAGATCTTCATGGTTCCAATTCTG ATTTGCAAGTTGAGCAAGAGAATCGGAAGATTGAGAATGAGAATTTGCTGAAGGATATCGATGAGTTGAAGGCCACTATACTGTCAATTATTTCGATCTCATAA